A stretch of [Clostridium] scindens DNA encodes these proteins:
- a CDS encoding Hsp20/alpha crystallin family protein: MLLANRGFNNLFDDMFKDPFFTRPYDNSSSQIMKTDIHDKDGNYIIEMELPGYAKEDIKADLKDGYLTITANKSESKEEKDAKGNCIHKERYTGTCNRSFYVGDALTQEDIKAAFKDGILRLQFPKEIQKQEEQPKLITIE, encoded by the coding sequence ATGTTACTTGCAAACAGAGGTTTTAACAATTTATTCGATGATATGTTCAAGGATCCATTCTTTACCCGTCCATACGACAACTCATCTTCACAGATTATGAAGACGGACATTCATGACAAGGACGGCAATTACATTATTGAAATGGAACTTCCGGGATATGCCAAAGAAGACATCAAGGCAGACTTAAAGGACGGTTATCTTACAATCACCGCTAATAAGAGCGAGTCCAAGGAAGAAAAGGATGCCAAAGGTAATTGCATCCACAAGGAACGCTATACCGGAACTTGCAACAGAAGTTTCTATGTAGGCGATGCCCTGACTCAGGAGGACATTAAAGCAGCATTTAAAGATGGAATCCTCAGGCTTCAGTTCCCAAAAGAGATTCAGAAGCAGGAAGAGCAGCCAAAATTAATTACGATTGAATAA
- the rnr gene encoding ribonuclease R, with the protein MDKTIEKRKKVIYDLICDDLYVPMKFKELAMLLQVPKDQRNELREILEALEAEGKIYLSQKGKYLKGEAKRIQGVYRASLKGFGFVTVPGEASDIFVAEEDAGGAFEGDQVELVITKEPQGRSREGKIVRILSRGITHLVGLYQGNPNKSFGFVKPDNQKFPHDIFVPVEKANGAVQGHKVVVELTSYGGPQKKPEGKVVEIIGHINDPGTDILSIVKGYDLPVEFSEKILNQAQRAARDVSDADRAGRKDIRDWQMVTIDGEDAKDLDDAVSVVKNGENYILGVHIADVTNYVQENSAIDREALERGTSVYLVDRVIPMLPHALSNGICSLNAGEDRLALSCIMTVNPKGMVIAHEIAETVIHVDERMSYTSVKKILEDRDANEIKRYEKLVPMFEQMQELSGILREQRKRRGSIDFDFPETKMVLDENGKPVEIRPYERNVATKMIEDFMLLANETVAEDYFWQELPFVYRTHEAPDDDKIRTLATFINNFGYSMHVGANEVKPKEVQKLLGKVEGTPEEALISRLALRSMKQARYTPENTGHFGLAANYYTHFTSPIRRYPDLQIHRIIKDNLRGRMDAKRIEHYQGILPEVTKHSSEMERRADEAERETIKLKKVEYMQAHIGEVFEGVISSITKWGMYVELPNTVEGLVHVINMVDDHYEYQQERYEMVGTRRHKVYKLGQKISVRVMDADRLLRTIDFEIADEGELEDGEDEW; encoded by the coding sequence ATGGACAAGACAATTGAAAAAAGAAAAAAGGTCATCTATGACTTGATCTGTGATGATTTATACGTGCCAATGAAGTTCAAAGAACTTGCCATGCTTCTGCAGGTTCCAAAAGATCAGAGGAATGAACTCAGGGAGATCCTTGAGGCGCTGGAGGCAGAGGGCAAGATCTATCTTTCGCAGAAAGGAAAGTACTTAAAAGGCGAGGCTAAGAGGATTCAAGGCGTTTATCGCGCCAGCCTGAAAGGGTTTGGATTCGTTACGGTTCCCGGCGAGGCTTCGGATATATTCGTGGCGGAAGAAGATGCGGGCGGAGCTTTTGAAGGCGACCAGGTAGAACTCGTCATAACAAAGGAGCCTCAGGGCAGAAGCCGGGAAGGCAAGATCGTAAGAATCCTATCGAGAGGAATCACCCATCTGGTTGGACTGTATCAGGGGAACCCGAATAAGAGTTTTGGATTCGTCAAGCCTGATAACCAGAAGTTTCCGCATGATATCTTTGTGCCAGTGGAAAAGGCCAATGGCGCTGTGCAAGGGCATAAAGTCGTGGTGGAATTGACTTCCTACGGCGGACCGCAAAAGAAGCCTGAGGGGAAAGTAGTAGAAATCATCGGCCATATCAATGATCCTGGCACAGACATCCTGTCGATCGTGAAGGGATATGATCTGCCGGTGGAATTCTCGGAAAAGATATTAAACCAGGCGCAGCGTGCGGCCAGAGACGTATCCGATGCCGACAGGGCAGGGAGAAAGGATATCCGGGACTGGCAGATGGTGACGATCGACGGAGAGGATGCCAAGGATCTGGATGACGCAGTATCCGTGGTTAAGAATGGGGAGAACTATATCCTGGGGGTTCATATCGCAGATGTGACCAACTATGTCCAGGAGAACAGCGCAATCGACCGGGAGGCGCTTGAGCGGGGCACCAGCGTGTATCTGGTAGACCGGGTAATCCCGATGCTGCCCCATGCCCTTTCCAATGGCATCTGCTCTTTGAACGCAGGAGAGGACAGGCTGGCCCTCAGTTGCATCATGACGGTAAATCCCAAGGGCATGGTGATAGCCCATGAGATAGCGGAGACCGTCATTCATGTGGACGAAAGAATGAGTTATACAAGCGTCAAGAAGATTCTGGAAGACCGGGACGCAAACGAGATAAAAAGGTATGAGAAGCTGGTGCCTATGTTTGAACAGATGCAGGAACTTTCTGGCATCCTGCGGGAACAGAGGAAAAGGCGGGGATCGATTGATTTCGACTTCCCGGAGACGAAGATGGTGCTGGATGAGAATGGAAAGCCGGTAGAAATCCGTCCATACGAGCGTAATGTAGCAACCAAGATGATTGAGGATTTCATGCTTCTTGCCAACGAGACGGTGGCGGAAGATTATTTCTGGCAGGAACTTCCTTTCGTTTACCGTACCCATGAGGCGCCGGATGATGATAAGATCCGCACGCTGGCGACATTTATCAATAATTTTGGATATTCCATGCATGTGGGAGCCAACGAAGTAAAGCCTAAGGAAGTGCAGAAACTGCTGGGCAAGGTGGAGGGGACTCCAGAGGAGGCCCTGATCAGCAGGCTGGCGCTTCGTTCTATGAAGCAGGCCAGATATACGCCGGAGAATACCGGGCATTTTGGCCTTGCTGCTAATTATTATACGCATTTCACCTCGCCCATCAGGCGTTATCCGGATCTTCAGATCCACCGGATCATCAAGGATAATCTGCGGGGGCGGATGGACGCAAAGAGAATAGAGCATTACCAGGGGATACTCCCGGAAGTGACCAAGCACTCCAGCGAGATGGAGCGCAGGGCAGACGAGGCCGAGCGTGAAACCATCAAGCTTAAAAAGGTAGAGTATATGCAGGCGCATATCGGAGAAGTGTTTGAAGGCGTGATATCCAGCATTACGAAATGGGGAATGTATGTAGAACTCCCTAATACGGTCGAAGGCCTGGTTCATGTCATCAACATGGTGGATGACCATTACGAGTATCAGCAGGAACGGTACGAGATGGTGGGAACCCGCAGGCATAAGGTATATAAGCTGGGCCAGAAGATATCCGTCCGCGTAATGGATGCGGACAGGCTTCTTAGGACCATTGATTTTGAGATTGCAGATGAAGGAGAGTTGGAAGATGGCGAAGACGAATGGTAA
- a CDS encoding M28 family peptidase, whose protein sequence is MEMKKRMEGHLRMLCEEIGARPTGSEANRAAVEYACGEFERFGLSVSKQEFDCMDWREDGGTLTVEGQDIPMAPAPYSLNCDLQGELIRIHSLEELRTAEIKGKIVLLCDALASEPLMPKSFVFWNPDEHKETISLLENGRALAVLTVSLFPERFVPMIEDGDFEVPCAVVLPESLPELRSGDYAALTLKTKRCPAKAANVIATYGNGEHKVCISAHIDTKPGTPGALDNASGVAVLLALAEKLSGREFPYRIEFVLFNGEDYYSNPGEMLYLSTHLSNPEEYVCAYNIDGVGIKENNITYSFYECPEKLADNISSLAEKTGGFEQIEPWPQGDHTLFAFSGVPAIAVTSSGIFELTDHVLHTENDTLKWIDIEKLEILVNFLFDSL, encoded by the coding sequence ATGGAGATGAAAAAAAGAATGGAAGGGCACTTACGAATGCTTTGTGAAGAAATCGGCGCTCGCCCGACCGGATCAGAGGCGAATCGTGCGGCAGTAGAATATGCCTGTGGGGAATTCGAGCGATTTGGACTTAGTGTCTCAAAACAGGAATTTGACTGCATGGATTGGAGAGAAGATGGAGGGACTCTTACGGTGGAAGGACAGGATATCCCTATGGCCCCTGCCCCATATTCCCTTAACTGTGACTTGCAGGGAGAATTGATCCGTATCCATTCTCTGGAAGAACTTCGGACGGCGGAAATCAAAGGGAAAATCGTCTTGCTGTGCGATGCCTTGGCTTCGGAGCCGCTTATGCCAAAGAGTTTTGTGTTCTGGAACCCGGATGAGCATAAAGAAACAATATCCCTGCTGGAAAATGGAAGGGCGCTGGCAGTACTTACGGTCAGCCTTTTTCCGGAACGCTTTGTGCCGATGATTGAGGATGGAGATTTTGAAGTCCCATGCGCGGTCGTTCTGCCAGAGAGCCTGCCCGAACTTCGCAGCGGTGATTATGCTGCCCTTACGCTAAAAACAAAAAGATGTCCGGCAAAAGCGGCCAACGTTATTGCCACCTATGGAAACGGGGAACATAAAGTCTGCATTTCGGCGCATATTGATACCAAGCCGGGAACGCCAGGCGCTCTGGACAATGCTTCAGGCGTAGCCGTATTGCTTGCACTGGCGGAGAAATTGTCAGGAAGAGAGTTTCCGTATCGCATCGAATTTGTTTTATTTAACGGAGAAGATTATTATTCCAATCCAGGAGAGATGCTGTATCTGAGCACTCATCTTTCCAATCCGGAGGAATACGTCTGCGCTTATAATATTGACGGCGTAGGCATCAAGGAAAATAATATCACATACTCCTTTTATGAATGTCCTGAAAAACTGGCAGACAATATATCATCGCTTGCCGAAAAAACAGGAGGTTTTGAACAGATAGAGCCATGGCCTCAAGGGGATCATACGTTGTTTGCCTTTTCTGGAGTCCCGGCAATTGCTGTTACCTCCAGTGGAATATTTGAATTGACAGACCATGTGCTCCATACGGAAAATGACACATTAAAATGGATTGATATAGAAAAACTTGAGATACTGGTAAATTTTCTATTCGATTCACTTTAA
- a CDS encoding VOC family protein, whose product MITGYYCTNIFSEQAQELIEFYRDILEIPFIRTDVDSTNGVYLGFIENAPTLCIWDCKAFNAPPTGYQSFVFQAENLDSTMVCLKEKGVTLSDPIRYDWGTYEVRLKDPDENEVVIVEFT is encoded by the coding sequence ATGATAACGGGATACTATTGTACAAATATTTTTTCTGAGCAGGCACAAGAACTTATTGAATTCTATAGGGATATATTAGAAATACCTTTTATCAGGACTGATGTGGACAGTACAAATGGGGTTTATCTTGGCTTTATAGAAAACGCGCCCACTCTTTGTATATGGGATTGTAAAGCATTTAATGCGCCGCCAACTGGATATCAATCATTTGTTTTTCAAGCAGAAAATCTCGATTCCACGATGGTATGCTTAAAAGAAAAAGGAGTTACGCTATCTGATCCCATTAGATATGATTGGGGAACCTATGAAGTCCGCTTAAAGGATCCTGACGAAAACGAAGTAGTAATCGTTGAATTTACGTAA
- a CDS encoding zinc-ribbon domain-containing protein, producing the protein MAYCVKCGAKVNDGVQYCPQCGAKIPVMPGAGQQQDSQQGYTYQQNGQQDYTYQQNSQQGYTYQQNNQQGYSGQQQNGRAGEFFQQDDVSQNKVMGVLSYLGILVFVPLIAGNKQSPYVKFHTNQGLVLFIASILVDLLDGRWLWGFHSMINFGGSWFSWIFDICSLVLFVFMIVGIVYACKGERKELPVIGQIKILKN; encoded by the coding sequence ATGGCTTATTGTGTAAAATGTGGAGCGAAAGTGAACGACGGTGTGCAATACTGCCCGCAGTGCGGCGCAAAGATTCCGGTGATGCCGGGGGCAGGCCAGCAGCAGGACAGCCAGCAAGGCTATACATACCAGCAGAACGGCCAGCAGGATTATACATACCAGCAGAATAGCCAGCAGGGCTATACATACCAGCAGAACAATCAGCAAGGTTATTCGGGCCAGCAGCAGAACGGAAGGGCAGGAGAATTCTTCCAGCAGGACGATGTAAGCCAGAATAAGGTAATGGGGGTCTTGTCATATCTAGGGATTCTGGTATTCGTACCACTTATTGCGGGAAACAAGCAGTCTCCCTATGTAAAGTTCCATACCAATCAAGGGCTGGTGCTTTTTATAGCATCCATACTCGTAGATCTGCTGGACGGCAGATGGCTCTGGGGCTTCCATTCTATGATTAATTTTGGAGGCAGCTGGTTCTCATGGATCTTTGATATCTGCAGCCTGGTGCTGTTTGTGTTTATGATCGTCGGGATCGTGTATGCATGCAAAGGGGAAAGAAAAGAATTGCCGGTGATCGGCCAGATAAAAATATTAAAGAATTAA
- a CDS encoding helix-turn-helix transcriptional regulator, producing MENWEQINAVQQMQSYIEEHLDEPITLHALAKNAGYSPWHCAKIFKELTGKTPFEYIRMYRLSKAAMELRDKDLKVVDVAMDFVFDSHEGFTRAFRKQFGMTPNEYKKATPPIYLFHPWPIRDYYYWLRDVQEEAKPLAKELFIQVRNFPKRKLLLRRSVSGHDYFSYCEEVGCDIWGLLCSVKEALYEPIGLWLPESLRLPGTSSYAQGVEVPADYKGQIPEGFDLIDLPECMMMIFQSAPYDDIHFQEVITGMSEAIDHYDPGQSGYEWADEAAPRFQLDPQGWRGYIEARPVREI from the coding sequence ATGGAAAACTGGGAACAAATCAATGCCGTTCAACAAATGCAAAGTTATATTGAAGAACATCTAGACGAGCCTATCACGCTGCATGCGCTTGCCAAAAACGCAGGCTACTCGCCATGGCATTGCGCGAAGATTTTTAAGGAACTTACGGGCAAGACTCCGTTTGAGTACATCCGCATGTACAGACTCTCGAAAGCAGCAATGGAACTGCGTGATAAAGATCTGAAAGTTGTAGATGTTGCAATGGATTTCGTCTTTGACAGTCACGAAGGATTTACCAGAGCATTTCGCAAGCAGTTTGGCATGACTCCCAACGAATATAAGAAGGCCACGCCGCCCATTTATCTTTTTCATCCATGGCCTATACGAGATTATTATTATTGGCTAAGAGATGTTCAAGAGGAAGCAAAGCCACTTGCTAAAGAACTTTTTATTCAGGTCCGCAACTTCCCAAAACGAAAACTACTGTTGAGACGGAGCGTAAGCGGTCATGATTATTTTTCCTACTGCGAAGAAGTTGGCTGCGATATCTGGGGGCTGCTTTGCAGCGTGAAGGAAGCATTGTATGAACCGATCGGCTTATGGCTCCCGGAGTCTTTGCGTCTGCCGGGCACGTCAAGTTATGCCCAGGGAGTTGAAGTGCCTGCGGATTACAAAGGCCAAATACCGGAGGGCTTTGATCTCATTGATCTGCCAGAATGTATGATGATGATATTCCAAAGCGCGCCTTATGATGACATTCACTTTCAAGAGGTGATCACCGGGATGTCAGAAGCCATAGATCATTATGACCCGGGACAGTCAGGCTATGAGTGGGCTGATGAAGCTGCGCCGCGTTTTCAGCTGGATCCCCAAGGATGGAGAGGATATATCGAGGCCAGGCCTGTCAGGGAGATTTAA
- the smpB gene encoding SsrA-binding protein SmpB has product MAKTNGKMIANNKKAYHDYFILENYEAGIALHGTEVKSLRMGKCSIKEAFIRVENGEVYIYGMHISPYEKGNIFNKDPLRVRKLLLHKSEINKLLGKTKEKGIAIVPLKVYFKGSLVKVEIGLAKGKKLYDKRQDIARKDQQREAQRDFKVRNLG; this is encoded by the coding sequence ATGGCGAAGACGAATGGTAAGATGATAGCCAATAATAAGAAGGCATACCATGATTATTTCATTCTGGAGAACTATGAGGCCGGCATTGCCCTGCATGGGACTGAAGTAAAGTCCCTCCGCATGGGCAAATGCAGCATCAAAGAGGCATTTATCCGCGTTGAGAATGGCGAGGTATATATCTATGGAATGCATATCAGCCCTTATGAAAAGGGAAATATATTCAATAAAGATCCTTTGCGGGTACGCAAGCTTCTCTTACATAAGTCTGAGATCAATAAACTTCTTGGCAAGACTAAGGAGAAGGGTATTGCAATTGTGCCTCTTAAGGTGTACTTTAAAGGAAGCCTGGTAAAAGTCGAGATCGGGCTTGCAAAAGGCAAGAAATTATATGACAAGAGACAAGATATTGCCAGGAAGGACCAGCAAAGGGAAGCACAGAGAGACTTCAAGGTCCGGAATCTGGGTTAG